The genomic DNA ACTGCGGCACGCCCTTCCTTGCGCGTAAGCTGAACACGCTGCTGATGCACCACATCCGCAGCACCCTGCCCGACATTAAGGCCAAGATCCAGACGCAGCTGTCCAAGTTCCAGATggagctgcaggcgctgggcGGCACGAATGGCGAGCAGAACAGTGCCGGTGCGGTGCTGTCGATCATCACCGACTTTTGCAACGAGTTCCGCACTGTGATCGACGGTAACAGCAACGACCTGACGGTGAGCGAGCTGgcaggcggtgcgcgcatCAGCTTTGTGTTCCACGAGCTCTTTAGCAACGGTGTCAAGGCTATTGATCCGTTTGACTCGGTGAAGGATGCTGACATCCGTACCATTCTCTACAACTCGTCCGGCTCGTCCCCCGCGCTGTTTGTCGGAACGACGGCCTTTGAGGTGATTGTCAAGCAGCAGATCAAGCGCCTGGAGGACCCCAGCATCAAGTGCTGCTCGCTGGTCtacgacgagctggtgcgTATCCTGtcgcagctgctcgccaaAAACGCTGCTTTCCGCCGATTccctgcgctgcgcgagcgttTCAATTTGGTGGTGATCCAGTTCTTTAAGCGGTGCATGTCGCCCACCAACAAGCTCGTGTCGGACATCATTGCGGCCGAGTCGTGCTACCTGAACACAGGCCACCCCGACTTCCTCTCGGGGCACAAGGCGCTGGCGATTGtgagcgagcgcctgaACGCCACGCAGCCGAGCTCCACCCCCTCGACCGAGTaccgcagcggccgcccgATTCCCCCGGGCATGGCGAACAACAACAAGGATTTGGACGTGGACCTGAAAGAATCGGGCGGCTTTTTCGGCAGCTTCTTCCCCAACAAGAACAAGGCCGCGGCGAAAAAGGGCGCGATggaggcgccgcctccgAGTCTCAAGGCCTCGGGCACGCTCACGGaccgcgaggcgatggagACGGACGTGATCAAGCTGCTGATTACCTCCTACTTCAACATTACTAAGCGGACGGTCATTGACATGATCCCCAAGGCGATCATGCTCAACCTCGTGAACCACGCCAAGGAGGcgatgcagcgcgagctgctccaggAGCTCTACCAGCCCGAAGTCCTCAAGGACCTCATGAAGGAGTCTGACCACGttgtcgcgcgccgccgcgagtgCGTCAAGATGATCGCTGCGCTGGAGACCGCTTCGGAGATTGTCGCGACCGTGTAGTGTCGTAGAGCCACGTGACATTCGAAGTCGATCGAAGCGGGCCTagcgcgagacgctctcCTGCCCCTAGACGTGTACCTTTGCTGAGTAGGGTCTGCATTCTccatgtcgcgcgcgaACGGTGTTATGAACAGTGTTCCTGATGCTCAGGCACCCAGCAAGGCCGCCGAAATCGGCTGGACCTTTGTGCCGCAGTACTACACGTGCATGAACCAGGATCCTTCGCGCCTGCACTGCTTCTACACGAAGAAGAGCACGCTggtgcacgccgacgagaAAGAAGAGGCGCAGCCGTGCTTTGGACAGCAGGTACGTACTTATGCTAACAGCAGGAGATCcaccagcgcctgcaggcTCTCGAGTTTGACAACACCAAGGTGTATGTCTCCACAGTCGACAGCCAGGCCTCGGCGGACGGCGGCATCATTATCCAGGTGATCGGCGAGATGTCGAACAAGGGCGGAAACTGGCGCAAGTTTTCGCAGACCTTcttcctcgcgcagcagcccaACGGCTACTACGTGCTGAACGACATCTTCCGCTACCTCTCGGATGAGACCGAGACGGCGGCTGACATTGCGGCCGAAGAGCCCGTTGCTGCGCCCGAAGCGGCCAAGGAGGCGGCTAAGGAGACCCAGCCGGAGCCTGTTCCGGTGCAGCagcctgccgcgccggtcgccaaCGAGGCGCCAGTCGCTGTGCCGGCGCAGGAGGCTGTGAAGGAGGCGCCGAAggaggccgcgcagcccgcTGCGCCCGTGCGCAAGACCTGGGCGAACCTCgcggcgacgggcgcgaCCAAGTGGGGCACCGCGcccccggcggccgcgccggcatcggtgccgtcgccggccgctgctccggccgccgccaagCCTCGTGCCCAGCCTGCTGCGGCTGCTcctgccgcgccgggcacgCAGGTCTTTGTGAAGAATGTGGTGGCCGAGCACGCGACGAACGATGCGCTGAAGCACGCGCTGGAGGCGCAGTTCGGCGCGACAAAAGAGTGCCAGGTGGACCCTACCAAGGGCCACGCCTTTGTCGAGTTCACCTCGGCGGAcgccgcacggcgtgcTGTGGCTGCCGGCTCGCTCCAGGtgggcagcgcggcggtgcagaTTGAAAAGCGCCGCGGAAACGAGCgtggcagcggcggcggccgtggccgtgGCGGCGCCCGCGGTGGCCGCGGTGGCAGCTCCGCCTAAGGGTCGTAGACATTCGTCTTGTACAAATACGGAGTCTCAACACTATTGCGCTACAGCGGTGGGctccctgcgccgctcctgcagctcgtgctgctcgctgcgcagggGGGGaacctgcgcggcggcaggcggcACAAGATAGGCACGCAGCTGATCCTCGACCATCGtctgcacctcgcgcgtgAGCGACGTGGCGACCGTGAGCAGCGGCCCACTGAGGTTGAGGCGCCACACGGCATATGCTCCGGCCAGGAGCATGCACAGCAGCGTAAAGTACACAGGGCTCCGTAGCACCGCCATCATTTCGTTCCAGCCCAGGACGATCAGCACACCGTACATCCACAGAGGAACCTGCGACATGCTCGACACCGTGCTGCGCTTCGCCTCGACGTAGAAGGCGTCGGCATCCTTGCGGAAACGCGCGCCGATATCGGTACTCTGCAGCTCGCTCAGCACCTGAAGCGACTGCTCGACTTCCAGCGGCTCCTCCTCTCCGGCACGTACGGCGGCAAGGTAGGCGGGGTCCTGCTCGCTCGCCTTGATtttgtcgaggagcgccgcgtccgtcggcgcgatgcgcgcatAGAGGGG from Malassezia japonica chromosome 1, complete sequence includes the following:
- a CDS encoding uncharacterized protein (EggNog:ENOG503NXYT; COG:A); protein product: MSRANGVMNSVPDAQAPSKAAEIGWTFVPQYYTCMNQDPSRLHCFYTKKSTLVHADEKEEAQPCFGQQQEIHQRLQALEFDNTKVYVSTVDSQASADGGIIIQVIGEMSNKGGNWRKFSQTFFLAQQPNGYYVLNDIFRYLSDETETAADIAAEEPVAAPEAAKEAAKETQPEPVPVQQPAAPVANEAPVAVPAQEAVKEAPKEAAQPAAPVRKTWANLAATGATKWGTAPPAAAPASVPSPAAAPAAAKPRAQPAAAAPAAPGTQVFVKNVVAEHATNDALKHALEAQFGATKECQVDPTKGHAFVEFTSADAARRAVAAGSLQVGSAAVQIEKRRGNERGSGGGRGRGGARGGRGGSSA
- the VPS1 gene encoding dynamin GTPase (EggNog:ENOG503NU4R; COG:U) — translated: MDQSLIKLVNKLQDAFNNVGIQNPIDLPQITVLGSQSSGKSSVLENIVGRDFLPRGTGIVTRRPLVLQLIHRMPESGEVRPRGEAGTNPDEWGEFLHLGGEKFYDFDKIRDEIVRDTELKTGKNAGISALPINLRIYSPHVLTLTLVDLPGLTKNPVGDQPKDIERQIRDMVLKFISKPNAVILAVTAANTDLANSDGLKLAAEVDPDGTRTVGVLTKVDLMDAGTDVVDILAGRVIPLRLGYVPVVNRGQRDIDNRKRVADALEAERNFFESHPSYQSKASYCGTPFLARKLNTLLMHHIRSTLPDIKAKIQTQLSKFQMELQALGGTNGEQNSAGAVLSIITDFCNEFRTVIDGNSNDLTVSELAGGARISFVFHELFSNGVKAIDPFDSVKDADIRTILYNSSGSSPALFVGTTAFEVIVKQQIKRLEDPSIKCCSLVYDELVRILSQLLAKNAAFRRFPALRERFNLVVIQFFKRCMSPTNKLVSDIIAAESCYLNTGHPDFLSGHKALAIVSERLNATQPSSTPSTEYRSGRPIPPGMANNNKDLDVDLKESGGFFGSFFPNKNKAAAKKGAMEAPPPSLKASGTLTDREAMETDVIKLLITSYFNITKRTVIDMIPKAIMLNLVNHAKEAMQRELLQELYQPEVLKDLMKESDHVVARRRECVKMIAALETASEIVATV